Genomic DNA from Alosa alosa isolate M-15738 ecotype Scorff River chromosome 6, AALO_Geno_1.1, whole genome shotgun sequence:
AATTTGTGTACAGGAATCTTTGTGGtgagcagagggagggagaacatTAGccctctacacaaacacacgcaaacatatacagaaacacacacacacacacacacacacacacacacacacacacatacatacagcacatgcacacattcttacacacacacctgcacactctctctctctctctctctccctctctctctttctctctcatacacacacacacacaccacaggcatCTACATGCATTCCTAAATGTATGGTAATGATGTGTTATATAAAACATAGATTAATTATGTGTGttgagtagagtgtgtgtgtgtgtgtgtgtgggggatggtgACAGTTGTCTGTTGTCACAGAAGAACTGATGATATTGATCCTGGCTGATAGGGAGAAGTGGCTGGGCTTTAGacgggccacacacacacacacacacacacacacacacctcactgctCGATCAATGGACATTTATCTGTATGAGAAAGAACATGACAACTCTGTTTTCATAATGGTGGCTGTGGTTCTGCACCATGCTATAACTCAACATCCCTCTCAATCCCGTTCCCTCggcttacctctctctctctctctctctctctctctctctctctctctctctctctctctcccccttttcaTCTTTCTTTCCCGTCTTTATGCAGCTACCCCATTTCTGtcgccccccctccctccctccctctctgctcttccTCGGTCTCTGTGCAGTGTGTCGGTGAGATTGCAGCACTGAGGAGGttacctccctccccctctcgctctcgctctccctccctttcaaaCACACGCTTGCTTTCAGCTGCTCTTTGTTGTGTTTGCTGCCCCCTGTCTTCCATCTGGTGGAAGAGCGAGCAGCGAAACCCCTGCAATGGCTCAAACGGAGACACAATAGCACCAGCTCATTCCCAAACCGGCAACACAGACCATCTATCTCACAATACACTGGGTAGTATATACACAACCAGGCTTTCATGTATCTatttgtaggctaggcctattgcCCGCTGCTCATCAAGTCTTCAAGTCAAGATAGGAAAGACATTTTCTCATCACGTTTTTCTGAAGCTTTGAAATATAATTGCCCTGATGGCAGCTGTCTCTCAATAGGACACTGGCCTGATCTGGCACATGACGAGCCCAATCTTCTGGGCAAGATCTGTCTCAGTCATCAGTTACCCAAGTCTGCAGAATGCAACTGCAGTAAAAGAACTCTTCAGTCTCTCTTTGACTATAATGTCAGTATAAAACATCAAATACATCTACTTGTATTTGATGAAAATGTGAACATTTTAATACAAATActacagtgtacagtgtgtTAATCATTATTAAGGTGAATCACCAGCTCAAACTACAATCTCCCAATATTACACTGTTGCAGTGGTTCATTGAGAAAACCTGAAATAAAGCCTATGCATGCGTTTATGCATGTTGAAAAGGCCTATATTTAGTTTGtcatttaatttctttttttgtgtaagTGAGCTTTCTCTCATATGTCCCATGCATGAAAAAAGATTGAACCTGCATATTGCAAAATGTGTCAAACAGATACAGTGTATCAAGTAAAACACCAAAACCCAAACACCAAAACCCAAAACATGCACCACAAAAGAACAGAAGGTAAAAGAAAAAGCTATAGAAAAATGAAATACACTATACGTGGACGTGTCGTGACATAAataaaacctttatttattccaacatttaatgaagtttagtcAGGTAATGTCTGACCTTTGCTTTTATAATGTTCTGTTATATATTTAAGACTTAATTAAAAGACTTAAACTAGATTTAAAACTGTAAAATTGGTCACCAGGAGGGTGGAACAAGAGAGAAATGTCAATGATGccctattacagtttttctcagtcgctttggtgcttttctcacatcactattaacatttgcacagcagttagtgcatttcacaaaacaattagtgcaaactgcaaaacctaaaaaggataacctgcaaaagcacgtcacttgctcaaaatggatagtccattcctcaaaagcaagtcttcatgtcaatgaaactgccagtgtaagtgagtacaagacactaaATACGTAcgtttcacatttttactgtatatgctctttgcaattttGCTATTCTATCGCCCAAAATTTGATAACtgatttgataactagttcaacaattttgtatgtaatgactcaagcaatgaaatgaagactattagtttcattgggaatgactattcagcatccataagtatagttcattttgactgacatgacataagcaaatgttaatgttataaaacagcagagaattgtccgaaagcaactgatacatgtccaaaagcatttgcaatttgtttagaggaaggagaaattgctactatgatgtgcacaaattactaaatgttgtggaggttgaactattAGTTaagagaattttcattctgatctgagaaaagcaccaaagtgactaagaaaaactgtaattatttttaaataatatttaggaaagacattttgttattttttacatgtattatttgaaatttaatGGGTGGGACAGAAAATGTCCTCAAATTCTGGAATGTCCCAAAAAACAAATCAGTGTACTGCACTGAGAACACTACATGCTGCAGTATACCATTCCTTTGTGCACCTTCTATTTGAAGCTCTTCCAGTTAATAAACATTTTCAAGAAGTAGAACGGATTTTAAAACCCTGTAAATACTTGTAAAAGTAGAAAGTGCAAAGCGAAATAGcgatttttagtcaaaacatgaTACAATGGACTATACTGTACAAATAACCAGACATTTAGGCAAAGTCAGTCAGTTGTAGGCTATGGTTAGTTGAACTGACCTTAGCAAGTAGCAACTATTGCAAAATTGTGTGGTTAAAGGGGATCTTTGAAATGAAGGTTAAACTTTTGAATAAGATATATATAATAAGGTATAGCCTTTCAAGAGGTAGTGTACCTTACTAATGTTACTATTGTTACTATTTGAATATGTTTGTTATGTTATGTCTacctgtgtgattgtgtgtgctaACCGTGTGTAATTCAGatttctgtgtatttgtatgtattatctgtctgctctttctctctctctctttctcctcctgcaGTATGTGGCGTTTCTGTCCCTCTTATTCATCCTCATCTCAATCTCTACATTCTGCCTGGAGACGCATGAGGCCTTCAACACCATCTACAACAAGACAGAGAATGTCACCGTGGGTAATGTCACAAAAGAGGAGATCGTGTGGGAGGTGGAGACAGACATATGGCTCACTTATGTGGAGGGCGTCTGTGTCATCTGGTTCACTATTGAGGTGTTCGCCCGTGTCATCTTCTGCCCCGACAAGGCTGAGTTCTTCAGGAGCTCGCTCAACATCATTGACTTCGTGGCCATCATGCCCTTCTACCTGGAGGTGGCGCTGAGTGGCCTCTCCTCCAAGGCGGCCAAAGACGTGCTGGGCTTCCTGCGCGTGGTGCGCTTCGTGCGAATCCTACGTATCTTCAAGCTGACGCGCCACTTTGTGGGTCTGCGGGTCCTGGGGCACACGCTACGCGCCAGCACCAACGAGTTTCTCTTGCTCATCATCTTCCTCGCGTTGGGCGTCCTGATCTTCGCCACGATGATCTACTATGCCGAGCGCATCGGAGCCGACCCAGCCGACCCCACGGCCAGCGCCCACACCACCTTCAAGAACATCCCCATTGGCTTCTGGTGGGCTGTGGTCACCATGACCACGCTGGGCTACGGGGACATGTACCCGGAGACATGGTCCGGCATGCTGGTGGGCGCACTGTGTGCCCTGGCGGGCGTGTTGACCATCGCCATGCCTGTGCCCGTCATTGTCAACAACTTTGGCATGTACTACTCGTTAGCCATGGCCAAACAGAAGTTGCccaagaagaaaaacaaacacatcccTCGCGCCCCGCAGCCGGGCTCACCCAACTACTGCAAGCCAGATGCACTCGCCATGGCAACCGCCTCACCGCACAGGCTCATGGGAAATGTGCTGGGAAACATTGGGGTGTCCGGCAGCATGGGCGGAGACTGCCCTCTGGCCCAGGAGGAGATCATAGAAATCAACcgagcaggtgtgtgtctgtgtgagagagcagagcGCCTGAGAATGTGTGGTGGCGTAGCCAGTTTATGAAAGTATATGAAATCTAATTAGTAACTGTATTGCTTTAGCTCGCCCATTGTATCCACGGGATGCCATATTACCCTGTTTGCACCCTCTTATTCACTGCAACATCTCTTACTTACAGTTTGAAGCTCACCTGTTTCAAGAGGACAATGCATAGTCAATGTCACCACATGATTTCATACTTTTCTATGGAATCATTGCTACCCAGGGCACATTTTTGGAGAATTTGCTAGGAAATAAGTTTTCCAGTGAAATTTCCCTTCTGTATTGCCCACAACAGCATCGTTGACTGCATTTGACTCTTTAGGAAGATCAGTTACATATATTTGGTCTTTGCAGTCATGTCAAAAATATCAGTGCCCCCAAAACGTCGTATTTTTCATAAACCCTGGGCAGCGTGAACGATTTCGTTCATCAGCAATTATCCTGTCGCTCATCTCTGCAGCTTGGCTGATGATTGGTATGATGCCAGAGCGGGTCCAACGCCTGGCCACACACAGATTAGGATTAGCAGTGTGTCCTGGTGAGATTGGCTTGTCAGAACAGCATCCCACATGTCAAGCTCACAGCTCCAGGGAGAAGGCAGGGGATTAGAGTCTGAGGGTTTCCTGCTAGGCCCTCCATCTACAGCCTTTGATAGCATTAACTAAATTAGCCACCCTATTCggctcctctctccatctaacCAATCCCAGTAATGAAGTCTCTGAGTCAAATGAGAGAGTGCCACTTTGATGCCAAGGCCACTTATGTGTTGGCCACTGGGTACTTCTACTGTAGATACTGTAGATCTACTGAGGTTTTCACAGTGAGAGCACttacgtgcaaacacacacatactcgtaGATACAAACACAGTGCTAGTACAAACTGTAATACAGGCTATATGATTAGTTTCGGTAGAGTAGTGGGAGACTACTGCATACGTTGTCTCCTACTTACAAATCAAACAGACTATCTAAGACTAAGGCAATCTGAACTTGTGGTAGAGCCTTTATGTAAATATTCTGTTGAGCAAGAGAAAACCTCCATTTCACAAGTGTAAGAGAAGTGCATTAATCTCAAAAGCCCTAGCCTTCTACGGTAAAGAACATGAGCAGGTGGATGATCTGAGGTATGATTATCAGCAAGACTTTGAGTTGTTTCTACTCTTCCAGGACACTCTAATTGGATAGGTTTAAGTTTGCTTATTAAAGATGCATGTCATGATTGTTCACTTTCAGAAGAAAAAGGGTGTTTCTACTCTTCAGGACATTTTTATCCACTGGATGAGTTGTGCTTGACAATCATGTATGAATAAAATATGTATAATCTGTCAGCTCCAAAAGAACTTTAAGGTCTGTCTCACATAAAGGTGACATTTTATTTTGAGGGAATATTTACACTTAAATCTCTGCTTGAATGTCATGTTAGACACGTGTCAAACCACAACAGCCCTGACACTTACCAACCTTCCTTAGCAACCTCTAGGCTTCCGAATGTGAAACAGACATTAAAGAGGAGGTCAAGTGTGAATGAAAATTCAACTGAAATTCAGAGGCACTCTCTGATGTGTATCTATGCATTTGTTCTCATCCTTTGTCTTCCCTCATTTccttcttcccccctctctctatttcaacTGTCAACActacaaactcacacaaactcaGGGGATAAACTATGCACTCAACTTACGATGCTGTGTAAGAGAGTATTGGTTTtagtcctctctctccctatctcttcccctctttctccgTCTGCCTGTTTGTGTATTTGGAGTGCTGTGCCTGAGGTTCTTCTGTAAATTGTACAGCATCTCACGTCAACTCATGTCATATTTGATTTGACAGCTGTGTCAAAAGCTGTAAGCACTAGCTGCCCCGCAGCAcctgtgcatatatgtgtgtttgtactgtatggatatgcgtgtctgtgtgtctgtgtgtctgtgtgtgtgtgtgtgtgtgtctttctgtgtgtttttgtatgtgtatttgtgcatgcaaCGTACAATATAATGGTGATAGTCACACCATCACGTGACCTTGTCTGTCAGAGTACTAATATTCGTCCTCTCCTTCGTTTCACCCCTAACCTCACATTCTTGATCACTTGCTCACCTGTTCCCTCATTTAATTCACCATTTCCTCACCTATCACCTCCCCTCAAACCCCTGTTCTCAACTCCAACCTGTGTCATGTTATTGCCTGAGCCTTTTTTGTCTTCACCTACGtatctcttttccccctctgtcCAATTTTTAtacttcctccctccatctatcCCATCATCAATTCTCTTCTATCGTTTTCTTCCCTGAtatctctctacctctaccatctctcttttcatccCATCTCTTTGTGCTCTCCTCCCATTCTTCTCCCATATTTGTCTCTCCATACCACTTTGTTATATCATCTTCTCTGCGTTTCCCTCTGTCTCACTACACTTTTTATTCCCCTTCTCCgtcctgtgtgtctctcttgttCACATTCTGTCCCTCTCTACTTCCCTTCCTTCTTCTTgcttctttcctccctccctctctctctctctctctctctcctccccccccctcctctctctctctctctctctctctcccccccttcctctcgctctctctctctctctgactttcccctctttctcccttccctccttccctctgccTTTCTCAGACTCCAAGCAGAATGGCGATGCTGCGAGCGCAGCCCTGGCTAATGAGGACTGCCCCACCATAGACCAGGTGCTGGGCCCGGATGACCGCAGTCCGGCCACAGGGGGGCTTGGCACGGGCCGCGAGCGCTACCCCCATGACCGCGCCTGCTTCCTGCTCAGCACTGGGGAGTTCCGCACCACAGACAGCAATGTCAGGAAAGGTACGCGCCACTGGGCTCAGTGATACAAactcacatgctcacacacacacacacacacacacacacacacacacaaggatgtaCACAtttgcatggacacacacatattcgcTTACAGTTGCACAACATTTATATATAGCTATGGGTATGTTTAGGTCTTCTAATAAATATTCTAATTAGTCTAGTCTCTTAAACTCTCACATTCATCACAATGAAGGCACTCTCTGTACAGTTGACATTATTCTCCACAGTAGACAGTATTCTGATAGTGACTGTTctacagaaagacacacatgtaggcctacccacccacacacacacacacacacacacacacacacacacacacacacacacacacacacacacacacacacacacacacacacacacacacacacacacacacacacacacacacacacacacacacatacacacatacacacacacacacacacactcacactctcactacATGACACAGGGGGACATATATTTAGTAGAGGAACCACACCTCCCTGCATTCTCCCCCAGCCATTCCTCTCATCGCTCCACCACATCAGTCATCTTGATTGACAACCAGTCGCTGCTGCCAGGCCACTCCCACTGCTGCTCTGGGTTGGGTTTCTGGGAAGGGACAGTGTGctctagagagagaaagacagagagagagagagagagagagagagagagagagagagagagagagagagagagagatccggGACAGCATTGGCAGTGGCAGGCAAAGGCAGAGGCAGCATTTCTGCTGCAATACTGGCTCACTGGCTCAGGATCCTCTGCAgcagtctgcctgcctgcctgtctgctctGAGGAGTTACCCTCTGCTGGCTTCACTGCAGCAGTCCATGTTTTTCTCTCAGCTCtgctcatgcatgcacacacacacacacacacacacacacacacacacacacacacacacacacacacacacacacacacacacacacacacacacagtcttgcaCGGTAAATACAaagatacatacatgcatacatacatgttatacacacacatataaaacttGTCTGACCCAAACcatatatatgtacagtataa
This window encodes:
- the kcnc3a gene encoding potassium voltage-gated channel subfamily C member 3a isoform X1 yields the protein MCVCLNTRTLYTHGPNQTQSDSVCVSSFKGRKGGNKSANKACSSADMTCPSSDSEKIVINCGGIRHETYRSTLKTLPGTRLSWLTEPDAYSNFDYDPKTDEFFFDRHPATFSFILNYYRTGKLHCPNDVCGPLFEEELAFWGIDETDVEACCWMNYRQHRDAEEALDSFETPEPEEPEIDPALTGGADGDLKRLCLQEDGRKPSWWSVWQPYIWNLFEDPYSSKNARYVAFLSLLFILISISTFCLETHEAFNTIYNKTENVTVGNVTKEEIVWEVETDIWLTYVEGVCVIWFTIEVFARVIFCPDKAEFFRSSLNIIDFVAIMPFYLEVALSGLSSKAAKDVLGFLRVVRFVRILRIFKLTRHFVGLRVLGHTLRASTNEFLLLIIFLALGVLIFATMIYYAERIGADPADPTASAHTTFKNIPIGFWWAVVTMTTLGYGDMYPETWSGMLVGALCALAGVLTIAMPVPVIVNNFGMYYSLAMAKQKLPKKKNKHIPRAPQPGSPNYCKPDALAMATASPHRLMGNVLGNIGVSGSMGGDCPLAQEEIIEINRAGDKLCTQLTMLYSKQNGDAASAALANEDCPTIDQVLGPDDRSPATGGLGTGRERYPHDRACFLLSTGEFRTTDSNVRKATGYEKSRSLNNISGMTGAPLRLTPITPINSTPYEPYETPGPLRRCRSPIPSIL
- the kcnc3a gene encoding potassium voltage-gated channel subfamily C member 3a isoform X5, translating into MLSSVCVSSFKGRKGGNKSANKACSSADMTCPSSDSEKIVINCGGIRHETYRSTLKTLPGTRLSWLTEPDAYSNFDYDPKTDEFFFDRHPATFSFILNYYRTGKLHCPNDVCGPLFEEELAFWGIDETDVEACCWMNYRQHRDAEEALDSFETPEPEEPEIDPALTGGADGDLKRLCLQEDGRKPSWWSVWQPYIWNLFEDPYSSKNARYVAFLSLLFILISISTFCLETHEAFNTIYNKTENVTVGNVTKEEIVWEVETDIWLTYVEGVCVIWFTIEVFARVIFCPDKAEFFRSSLNIIDFVAIMPFYLEVALSGLSSKAAKDVLGFLRVVRFVRILRIFKLTRHFVGLRVLGHTLRASTNEFLLLIIFLALGVLIFATMIYYAERIGADPADPTASAHTTFKNIPIGFWWAVVTMTTLGYGDMYPETWSGMLVGALCALAGVLTIAMPVPVIVNNFGMYYSLAMAKQKLPKKKNKHIPRAPQPGSPNYCKPDALAMATASPHRLMGNVLGNIGVSGSMGGDCPLAQEEIIEINRAGDKLCTQLTMLYSKQNGDAASAALANEDCPTIDQVLGPDDRSPATGGLGTGRERYPHDRACFLLSTGEFRTTDSNVRKATGYEKSRSLNNISGMTGAPLRLTPITPINSTPYEPYETPGPLRRCRSPIPSIL
- the kcnc3a gene encoding potassium voltage-gated channel subfamily C member 3a isoform X4 → MCVCLNTRTLYTHGPNQTQSDSVCVSSFKGRKGGNKSANKACSSADMTCPSSDSEKIVINCGGIRHETYRSTLKTLPGTRLSWLTEPDAYSNFDYDPKTDEFFFDRHPATFSFILNYYRTGKLHCPNDVCGPLFEEELAFWGIDETDVEACCWMNYRQHRDAEEALDSFETPEPEEPEIDPALTGGADGDLKRLCLQEDGRKPSWWSVWQPYIWNLFEDPYSSKNARYVAFLSLLFILISISTFCLETHEAFNTIYNKTENVTVGNVTKEEIVWEVETDIWLTYVEGVCVIWFTIEVFARVIFCPDKAEFFRSSLNIIDFVAIMPFYLEVALSGLSSKAAKDVLGFLRVVRFVRILRIFKLTRHFVGLRVLGHTLRASTNEFLLLIIFLALGVLIFATMIYYAERIGADPADPTASAHTTFKNIPIGFWWAVVTMTTLGYGDMYPETWSGMLVGALCALAGVLTIAMPVPVIVNNFGMYYSLAMAKQKLPKKKNKHIPRAPQPGSPNYCKPDALAMATASPHRLMGNVLGNIGVSGSMGGDCPLAQEEIIEINRAGDKLCTQLTMLYSKQNGDAASAALANEDCPTIDQVLGPDDRSPATGGLGTGRERYPHDRACFLLSTGEFRTTDSNVRKAAAASPISPPGEEWFKPEGPLLQQDLNANSASSWIKP
- the kcnc3a gene encoding potassium voltage-gated channel subfamily C member 3a isoform X2: MCVCLNTRTLYTHGPNQTQSDSVCVSSFKGRKGGNKSANKACSSADMTCPSSDSEKIVINCGGIRHETYRSTLKTLPGTRLSWLTEPDAYSNFDYDPKTDEFFFDRHPATFSFILNYYRTGKLHCPNDVCGPLFEEELAFWGIDETDVEACCWMNYRQHRDAEEALDSFETPEPEEPEIDPALTGGADGDLKRLCLQEDGRKPSWWSVWQPYIWNLFEDPYSSKNARYVAFLSLLFILISISTFCLETHEAFNTIYNKTENVTVGNVTKEEIVWEVETDIWLTYVEGVCVIWFTIEVFARVIFCPDKAEFFRSSLNIIDFVAIMPFYLEVALSGLSSKAAKDVLGFLRVVRFVRILRIFKLTRHFVGLRVLGHTLRASTNEFLLLIIFLALGVLIFATMIYYAERIGADPADPTASAHTTFKNIPIGFWWAVVTMTTLGYGDMYPETWSGMLVGALCALAGVLTIAMPVPVIVNNFGMYYSLAMAKQKLPKKKNKHIPRAPQPGSPNYCKPDALAMATASPHRLMGNVLGNIGVSGSMGGDCPLAQEEIIEINRADSKQNGDAASAALANEDCPTIDQVLGPDDRSPATGGLGTGRERYPHDRACFLLSTGEFRTTDSNVRKATGYEKSRSLNNISGMTGAPLRLTPITPINSTPYEPYETPGPLRRCRSPIPSIL
- the kcnc3a gene encoding potassium voltage-gated channel subfamily C member 3a isoform X3, translated to MCVCLNTRTLYTHGPNQTQSDSVCVSSFKGRKGGNKSANKACSSADMTCPSSDSEKIVINCGGIRHETYRSTLKTLPGTRLSWLTEPDAYSNFDYDPKTDEFFFDRHPATFSFILNYYRTGKLHCPNDVCGPLFEEELAFWGIDETDVEACCWMNYRQHRDAEEALDSFETPEPEEPEIDPALTGGADGDLKRLCLQEDGRKPSWWSVWQPYIWNLFEDPYSSKNARYVAFLSLLFILISISTFCLETHEAFNTIYNKTENVTVGNVTKEEIVWEVETDIWLTYVEGVCVIWFTIEVFARVIFCPDKAEFFRSSLNIIDFVAIMPFYLEVALSGLSSKAAKDVLGFLRVVRFVRILRIFKLTRHFVGLRVLGHTLRASTNEFLLLIIFLALGVLIFATMIYYAERIGADPADPTASAHTTFKNIPIGFWWAVVTMTTLGYGDMYPETWSGMLVGALCALAGVLTIAMPVPVIVNNFGMYYSLAMAKQKLPKKKNKHIPRAPQPGSPNYCKPDALAMATASPHRLMGNVLGNIGVSGSMGGDCPLAQEEIIEINRAGDKLCTQLTMLYSKQNGDAASAALANEDCPTIDQVLGPDDRSPATGGLGTGRERYPHDRACFLLSTGEFRTTDSNVRKEAAAASPISPPGEEWFKPEGPLLQQDLNANSASSWIKP
- the kcnc3a gene encoding potassium voltage-gated channel subfamily C member 3a isoform X10, which codes for MCVCLNTRTLYTHGPNQTQSDSVCVSSFKGRKGGNKSANKACSSADMTCPSSDSEKIVINCGGIRHETYRSTLKTLPGTRLSWLTEPDAYSNFDYDPKTDEFFFDRHPATFSFILNYYRTGKLHCPNDVCGPLFEEELAFWGIDETDVEACCWMNYRQHRDAEEALDSFETPEPEEPEIDPALTGGADGDLKRLCLQEDGRKPSWWSVWQPYIWNLFEDPYSSKNARYVAFLSLLFILISISTFCLETHEAFNTIYNKTENVTVGNVTKEEIVWEVETDIWLTYVEGVCVIWFTIEVFARVIFCPDKAEFFRSSLNIIDFVAIMPFYLEVALSGLSSKAAKDVLGFLRVVRFVRILRIFKLTRHFVGLRVLGHTLRASTNEFLLLIIFLALGVLIFATMIYYAERIGADPADPTASAHTTFKNIPIGFWWAVVTMTTLGYGDMYPETWSGMLVGALCALAGVLTIAMPVPVIVNNFGMYYSLAMAKQKLPKKKNKHIPRAPQPGSPNYCKPDALAMATASPHRLMGNVLGNIGVSGSMGGDCPLAQEEIIEINRAGDKLCTQLTMLYSKQNGDAASAALANEDCPTIDQVLGPDDRSPATGGLGTGRERYPHDRACFLLSTGEFRTTDSNVRKGGGMEWMLD
- the kcnc3a gene encoding potassium voltage-gated channel subfamily C member 3a isoform X8 yields the protein MCVCLNTRTLYTHGPNQTQSDSVCVSSFKGRKGGNKSANKACSSADMTCPSSDSEKIVINCGGIRHETYRSTLKTLPGTRLSWLTEPDAYSNFDYDPKTDEFFFDRHPATFSFILNYYRTGKLHCPNDVCGPLFEEELAFWGIDETDVEACCWMNYRQHRDAEEALDSFETPEPEEPEIDPALTGGADGDLKRLCLQEDGRKPSWWSVWQPYIWNLFEDPYSSKNARYVAFLSLLFILISISTFCLETHEAFNTIYNKTENVTVGNVTKEEIVWEVETDIWLTYVEGVCVIWFTIEVFARVIFCPDKAEFFRSSLNIIDFVAIMPFYLEVALSGLSSKAAKDVLGFLRVVRFVRILRIFKLTRHFVGLRVLGHTLRASTNEFLLLIIFLALGVLIFATMIYYAERIGADPADPTASAHTTFKNIPIGFWWAVVTMTTLGYGDMYPETWSGMLVGALCALAGVLTIAMPVPVIVNNFGMYYSLAMAKQKLPKKKNKHIPRAPQPGSPNYCKPDALAMATASPHRLMGNVLGNIGVSGSMGGDCPLAQEEIIEINRAGDKLCTQLTMLYSKQNGDAASAALANEDCPTIDQVLGPDDRSPATGGLGTGRERYPHDRACFLLSTGEFRTTDSNVRKENYTESPVLIRYMQKEAVAVN
- the kcnc3a gene encoding potassium voltage-gated channel subfamily C member 3a isoform X11, with the translated sequence MCVCLNTRTLYTHGPNQTQSDSVCVSSFKGRKGGNKSANKACSSADMTCPSSDSEKIVINCGGIRHETYRSTLKTLPGTRLSWLTEPDAYSNFDYDPKTDEFFFDRHPATFSFILNYYRTGKLHCPNDVCGPLFEEELAFWGIDETDVEACCWMNYRQHRDAEEALDSFETPEPEEPEIDPALTGGADGDLKRLCLQEDGRKPSWWSVWQPYIWNLFEDPYSSKNARYVAFLSLLFILISISTFCLETHEAFNTIYNKTENVTVGNVTKEEIVWEVETDIWLTYVEGVCVIWFTIEVFARVIFCPDKAEFFRSSLNIIDFVAIMPFYLEVALSGLSSKAAKDVLGFLRVVRFVRILRIFKLTRHFVGLRVLGHTLRASTNEFLLLIIFLALGVLIFATMIYYAERIGADPADPTASAHTTFKNIPIGFWWAVVTMTTLGYGDMYPETWSGMLVGALCALAGVLTIAMPVPVIVNNFGMYYSLAMAKQKLPKKKNKHIPRAPQPGSPNYCKPDALAMATASPHRLMGNVLGNIGVSGSMGGDCPLAQEEIIEINRAGDKLCTQLTMLYSKQNGDAASAALANEDCPTIDQVLGPDDRSPATGGLGTGRERYPHDRACFLLSTGEFRTTDSNVRKVLSF
- the kcnc3a gene encoding potassium voltage-gated channel subfamily C member 3a isoform X9, with product MLSSVCVSSFKGRKGGNKSANKACSSADMTCPSSDSEKIVINCGGIRHETYRSTLKTLPGTRLSWLTEPDAYSNFDYDPKTDEFFFDRHPATFSFILNYYRTGKLHCPNDVCGPLFEEELAFWGIDETDVEACCWMNYRQHRDAEEALDSFETPEPEEPEIDPALTGGADGDLKRLCLQEDGRKPSWWSVWQPYIWNLFEDPYSSKNARYVAFLSLLFILISISTFCLETHEAFNTIYNKTENVTVGNVTKEEIVWEVETDIWLTYVEGVCVIWFTIEVFARVIFCPDKAEFFRSSLNIIDFVAIMPFYLEVALSGLSSKAAKDVLGFLRVVRFVRILRIFKLTRHFVGLRVLGHTLRASTNEFLLLIIFLALGVLIFATMIYYAERIGADPADPTASAHTTFKNIPIGFWWAVVTMTTLGYGDMYPETWSGMLVGALCALAGVLTIAMPVPVIVNNFGMYYSLAMAKQKLPKKKNKHIPRAPQPGSPNYCKPDALAMATASPHRLMGNVLGNIGVSGSMGGDCPLAQEEIIEINRADSKQNGDAASAALANEDCPTIDQVLGPDDRSPATGGLGTGRERYPHDRACFLLSTGEFRTTDSNVRKEAAAASPISPPGEEWFKPEGPLLQQDLNANSASSWIKP